A genomic stretch from Mesotoga sp. BH458_6_3_2_1 includes:
- a CDS encoding ABC transporter permease: MWSFIARRLLIMIPMMFFISVICFVITELQPGDFISQYLDNPRISPAQIELLRKNLGLDEPAYVRYWNWIKGIVTRGDFGYSFAFQRPVGELIWERMGWTVFVALGAIVFQWILAVPMGIYSALHPYSFGDYSLTVIGFIGLSIPDFFLALILMYLMLQMGATSVGGLFSPQFVGAPFSLEKLVDLLKHLWIPLIVVGMSGLAGLMRVMRGNMLDVISSPFVTSLRAHGLDEKTVKRHAIKNALNPMVSIAGTELPNVFSGTIIAAIVLNLPTMGPFFYNALLNHDQYLVMTFLMFIAIITQIGNLFADIALAVLDPRIRMS; the protein is encoded by the coding sequence ATGTGGTCTTTTATCGCTAGAAGATTGCTTATCATGATTCCAATGATGTTTTTCATATCCGTGATCTGTTTCGTAATCACAGAGCTCCAGCCCGGTGATTTCATAAGCCAGTATCTAGACAACCCGAGGATATCACCGGCGCAGATCGAGCTACTCAGAAAGAACCTCGGGCTCGATGAACCGGCCTACGTAAGATACTGGAACTGGATCAAGGGGATAGTAACCAGAGGAGACTTCGGCTACTCCTTTGCCTTTCAAAGGCCTGTGGGAGAGCTTATATGGGAACGGATGGGCTGGACGGTCTTCGTTGCGCTGGGTGCCATCGTTTTTCAGTGGATCCTTGCCGTTCCAATGGGAATCTACTCGGCGCTGCATCCATATTCATTCGGTGACTATTCGCTGACAGTTATCGGCTTCATAGGTCTTTCTATACCGGACTTCTTTCTGGCGCTGATTCTAATGTATCTCATGCTGCAGATGGGAGCAACCTCGGTCGGCGGCCTCTTTTCGCCCCAGTTTGTTGGGGCTCCCTTCAGTCTGGAGAAGCTCGTGGATCTACTGAAACACCTGTGGATTCCTCTAATCGTGGTAGGCATGAGCGGTCTTGCAGGACTCATGCGTGTCATGCGCGGGAACATGCTGGATGTCATCTCTTCTCCCTTTGTAACATCGCTCAGAGCCCACGGCCTCGATGAGAAGACCGTCAAAAGACACGCAATAAAGAACGCCCTCAATCCGATGGTCAGCATAGCCGGAACGGAGCTTCCAAACGTATTCAGCGGCACGATAATAGCCGCTATCGTCCTGAATCTGCCGACGATGGGTCCGTTCTTCTATAACGCTCTTCTCAACCACGACCAGTATCTCGTTATGACCTTCCTTATGTTCATCGCCATCATAACCCAGATCGGGAATCTATTTGCCGACATAGCGCTTGCCGTTCTCGACCCAAGGATAAGGATGAGCTGA
- a CDS encoding ABC transporter substrate-binding protein: MRRIFLLVLAVLFTAMLMAAPFVEDSLLTPDPNPSTGGTLYLALTGSPQSFNFYGTLDSNAYSVAGQMLTGLVEAHPVTSAIRPALAESWEVSEDNKEVTFHLRDVKWSDGVPLTADDVIFTFEHFVMNPVARGNSVARFTIEAKPIEWVKVDDSTVKAILPAPYAAFFTVLSHAYIYPSHALESKIDKERPDSVNDVWLTNTPLNEIPANGPFMLSEYIIDQKVVMTKNPNYWKVDEYGNKLPYVDKIEYLVVSDAQVRLAKFMAGELDYMAVSGNDFPILKERELAGGPFRVFLAEPTQPTPSPIHIAFNFDVEDPKLREVFRTTEFRQAMEYAVDRERIIDEVYNGLAVFGGVPVLPSNKAFYNPKIEEIRRPFNLAEAARILDELGFKDVDGDGLREYPDGTKFEFVLTLQSSPQEYQDIGYIYSQDLQSIGIKVNLQILDSSLTGQMFGAGSFEVGIRAFGNQPDPQLRKAIWQPGTQLYYWHRTTRDPDTNLPIMENMLDWEKRVYELFEKGQVAMDPVERKSYYDEWQEIYAEYLPVIFVCKGMNLYAANKSLGNVEQNEEGLLSYSSWTVFKK; the protein is encoded by the coding sequence GTGAGGCGAATCTTTCTGTTAGTTCTCGCAGTTCTTTTCACCGCCATGTTAATGGCAGCTCCATTCGTGGAAGACAGCTTACTGACACCCGATCCAAACCCCAGCACGGGAGGAACGTTGTACCTGGCACTTACCGGTTCCCCCCAATCATTCAATTTCTACGGTACTCTCGATAGCAACGCTTACTCCGTTGCAGGACAGATGCTCACAGGACTCGTTGAGGCTCATCCGGTTACGTCGGCAATCAGGCCCGCCCTTGCAGAGTCGTGGGAAGTATCGGAAGACAACAAAGAGGTCACCTTCCACCTGAGAGACGTGAAATGGTCCGACGGCGTCCCTCTGACCGCCGATGACGTAATCTTCACATTTGAGCACTTCGTTATGAATCCCGTAGCCAGAGGAAACTCCGTAGCCAGATTCACAATCGAAGCAAAACCAATTGAGTGGGTCAAGGTCGATGACAGCACTGTCAAGGCAATTTTGCCCGCGCCGTACGCTGCCTTCTTCACAGTTCTGTCGCACGCCTACATCTACCCGTCTCATGCCCTTGAAAGCAAGATCGACAAGGAGAGGCCCGATTCAGTCAACGATGTATGGCTCACAAACACTCCTCTGAACGAGATTCCAGCAAACGGACCCTTCATGCTCTCGGAGTACATAATAGACCAGAAGGTCGTCATGACGAAGAATCCAAACTACTGGAAGGTCGACGAATATGGCAACAAGCTTCCCTATGTGGACAAGATCGAGTACCTCGTTGTAAGCGATGCACAGGTGAGGCTTGCCAAGTTCATGGCAGGAGAGCTCGACTACATGGCCGTGAGTGGAAACGACTTCCCAATCCTCAAGGAGAGGGAACTTGCCGGCGGTCCATTCAGAGTCTTCCTTGCAGAGCCTACTCAGCCTACTCCAAGTCCGATTCACATTGCCTTCAATTTCGATGTCGAGGATCCGAAACTCAGAGAGGTTTTCAGGACCACCGAGTTCCGCCAGGCTATGGAATATGCCGTCGACAGAGAGAGGATCATCGATGAGGTCTACAATGGACTGGCCGTTTTTGGAGGAGTTCCAGTGCTACCTTCGAACAAGGCCTTCTACAATCCAAAGATCGAAGAGATTCGCAGACCCTTCAACCTGGCAGAGGCCGCAAGAATTCTAGACGAGCTTGGATTCAAAGACGTTGACGGTGACGGCCTCAGAGAGTATCCCGACGGGACGAAGTTCGAATTCGTCCTGACCCTGCAGAGCTCTCCGCAGGAGTACCAGGATATCGGATACATATACTCTCAAGACTTGCAGAGTATCGGAATAAAGGTTAATCTACAGATACTCGATAGCTCTCTAACTGGCCAGATGTTTGGCGCCGGCAGCTTCGAAGTTGGAATAAGGGCTTTCGGGAACCAGCCAGATCCCCAGTTGAGAAAGGCGATCTGGCAGCCGGGAACTCAGCTCTACTACTGGCACAGAACAACGAGAGATCCCGACACCAATCTTCCTATCATGGAAAACATGCTTGACTGGGAGAAGAGAGTGTACGAACTCTTTGAAAAGGGCCAGGTCGCTATGGACCCGGTCGAAAGAAAATCGTATTACGACGAATGGCAGGAGATCTACGCAGAGTATCTTCCTGTGATTTTCGTGTGCAAAGGAATGAATCTTTACGCCGCGAACAAGTCGCTAGGAAACGTCGAACAGAACGAAGAGGGGCTTCTCTCTTACTCTTCCTGGACTGTATTTAAGAAATAA
- a CDS encoding anhydro-N-acetylmuramic acid kinase, whose translation MSGTSADGLELAVVSCLGSGKSMKVNLLEHSSVQFESSFHDEIVKTFDPSLSGVDRVNSMNFLIGKKHATAIRSFLDRTEVKVDAIAYHGQTVYHDPAVHATLQIGEADIVSSETGLPVVFDFRKKDMVFGGEGAPIIPYFDWIYFESGIYAVNLGGIANVTYVAEKLEDVKAFDTGPANCLIDLVAKRYFNMEFDEGGKIAARGTVDGAVLDVLVERDRKYFERRPPKSTGREVYNDVFLEGISVSSPDNLVRTLVRFSVFQLVQSINSYLPLGKRIVVTGGGALNPVMIEDLKLLSGLDVEVPERTFLQAKEAMGMAVLAQEFFNGVEANVPSVTGARKRVVLGKLALP comes from the coding sequence ATGTCGGGAACGTCGGCCGATGGTTTGGAGCTCGCAGTTGTTAGTTGTCTCGGAAGTGGAAAGTCAATGAAGGTGAATCTTCTCGAGCACTCTTCTGTTCAGTTCGAGTCGAGTTTCCATGATGAAATAGTGAAAACCTTCGACCCTTCGCTTTCTGGTGTGGACAGAGTCAATTCAATGAACTTCCTCATCGGGAAAAAACACGCAACCGCAATCAGATCCTTTCTCGATAGGACAGAAGTCAAGGTTGACGCAATCGCATACCACGGACAAACGGTTTACCACGATCCAGCGGTTCATGCCACTCTTCAGATTGGCGAAGCAGATATCGTATCCTCTGAGACTGGCCTTCCGGTGGTCTTTGATTTCAGGAAGAAGGACATGGTTTTCGGGGGGGAGGGTGCGCCTATCATCCCTTATTTCGACTGGATCTATTTTGAAAGCGGCATCTACGCAGTAAATCTAGGCGGTATAGCGAACGTCACGTATGTGGCCGAGAAACTCGAGGATGTTAAGGCCTTCGACACAGGTCCCGCCAACTGCCTGATAGATCTAGTTGCAAAAAGGTATTTCAACATGGAGTTTGACGAAGGGGGCAAGATCGCCGCACGGGGAACTGTCGACGGCGCGGTACTCGACGTTCTCGTGGAGAGAGACCGAAAATACTTCGAGAGGCGGCCCCCGAAATCGACGGGAAGAGAGGTTTACAACGATGTCTTTCTGGAGGGGATCTCAGTCTCCTCTCCGGACAACCTTGTTAGAACCCTCGTTAGGTTCAGCGTATTCCAGTTAGTTCAAAGCATCAATTCATATTTACCTTTGGGGAAAAGAATAGTGGTTACGGGAGGAGGAGCCCTTAACCCCGTTATGATCGAGGACCTTAAACTGCTGAGCGGCCTTGATGTAGAGGTGCCTGAAAGAACCTTCTTACAGGCAAAGGAAGCGATGGGCATGGCAGTTCTCGCTCAGGAATTCTTTAACGGGGTAGAGGCAAACGTTCCGTCTGTAACGGGAGCGAGAAAGAGAGTTGTCCTAGGAAAACTGGCTTTACCTTGA
- a CDS encoding serine hydrolase yields the protein MIWNKVDEIVSCGIEKAVYPGAVVLIGKDTEVLYKKAYGFIAVDDNIPTTLETVYDIASMSKVVATTSAIMILVSRGKISLWDTLGDFFDVPESKKGISVFHLLTHTSGMQPYSEAWRELKGRELLKSIIDLEPETEPMEKINYSCLNFITLMAVVEKVTSIKFDEFCSKEIFEPLGMNSTTYLPKDLDHVAPTSERDGKVLRGLPDDELAYYLGGVSGNAGVFSSAEDLLKFVSSLMYARLVPSRVFETFISETVSIGESKRHLGWMAPARGSSAGDMLGEEAFGHTGFTGTSIWVDPLTGLFVIMLSNRTNISRRDTIPQIQQIRRRLHNLVFGSLG from the coding sequence TTGATCTGGAATAAAGTTGATGAAATAGTTTCGTGCGGTATTGAAAAGGCAGTTTACCCGGGAGCAGTCGTTTTGATCGGGAAGGATACCGAGGTTCTTTACAAGAAGGCCTACGGATTCATCGCGGTAGATGACAACATTCCAACGACACTTGAAACGGTGTACGACATCGCGAGCATGAGCAAGGTGGTTGCAACCACAAGCGCAATAATGATTCTCGTTTCGCGTGGAAAGATTTCTCTCTGGGATACGCTAGGAGATTTCTTCGATGTTCCGGAATCGAAGAAGGGAATATCCGTCTTTCATCTGCTCACGCACACTTCAGGTATGCAGCCATATTCTGAGGCATGGCGAGAGCTTAAGGGACGTGAATTGCTGAAATCCATCATAGATCTAGAACCCGAGACCGAGCCTATGGAAAAGATAAATTACTCATGTCTTAATTTCATAACTCTCATGGCCGTTGTCGAGAAAGTCACCTCTATCAAATTCGACGAGTTCTGTTCTAAGGAGATTTTTGAACCGCTCGGGATGAATTCGACTACATACCTGCCGAAGGACCTTGATCACGTGGCACCGACAAGTGAAAGAGACGGAAAGGTTCTAAGAGGCCTGCCGGATGACGAACTCGCTTATTATCTCGGTGGAGTGAGCGGAAATGCCGGCGTTTTTTCATCGGCGGAAGATCTTTTAAAGTTCGTCTCCAGTCTAATGTATGCGAGACTGGTTCCTTCCAGGGTCTTTGAAACGTTCATATCTGAAACAGTGTCGATAGGGGAAAGCAAACGACATCTAGGCTGGATGGCACCTGCAAGGGGCTCCAGTGCCGGCGACATGCTTGGAGAAGAGGCCTTTGGACACACCGGCTTTACCGGAACATCGATCTGGGTCGATCCACTTACGGGACTATTCGTTATTATGCTGTCCAACCGAACCAATATCAGCAGGCGGGATACGATACCGCAGATTCAGCAGATCAGAAGACGCCTGCACAATCTCGTCTTCGGGAGCCTCGGATGA
- the nagZ gene encoding beta-N-acetylhexosaminidase yields MNLDEAVGRLFLIGIPGPEIDSETEKTLREVKPGAVILFSKNIVDSAQIRNLVNEIERVLGFKPAIATDQEGGIVSRLREGFSVSPGAMAIAATGDVENSSIAGRIMAREMNAVGINWNLAPVVDINCNPRNPGIGVRSFGDSPDQVIAYAKAFVESMRIGGVMSCLKHFPGKGRADVDAHLDLPTLDVSFSTLDSFELRPFREISADSIMPSHIYFPQLQASRVPASMSREILTDLARNVLNYQGVLVADDLGMGGVSNYFSPEEAAIEGLKNGMDYLTYCHEPEIQRRVKRYLTRKIERSSELEARLQESLKRVESFRMKAVTFEKNSLDEISSSENQRAMQEISDRSITAILDDKSLLPLSLSSVSAIYSVRLSRLVQVEDGPQRGIPKVAKEIAQMVDCPVIDYAAGMTVEEANELVSSAPRKGIRVVFTENAHLHDGQREFLMRLSQRTGRTLVIALRNPYDAFIKGVNNCVLSYGYEGVSQRSILKAIKGRIAAEGKLPVSIPQEV; encoded by the coding sequence ATGAATCTAGATGAGGCCGTAGGACGGCTCTTTCTGATTGGAATTCCAGGTCCTGAGATCGATAGCGAGACCGAAAAGACTCTTCGAGAAGTAAAGCCAGGTGCTGTTATTCTCTTCTCGAAAAACATCGTTGATTCAGCACAGATAAGAAACCTAGTCAATGAAATTGAAAGAGTTCTGGGATTCAAGCCCGCAATAGCTACAGATCAGGAAGGTGGAATAGTCAGCAGACTTAGGGAGGGCTTCTCCGTTTCTCCGGGTGCGATGGCGATAGCGGCCACTGGAGATGTTGAAAATTCATCAATTGCCGGGAGAATTATGGCTAGAGAGATGAATGCAGTCGGAATCAATTGGAACCTTGCTCCGGTTGTTGATATCAATTGTAATCCGAGAAACCCGGGTATCGGCGTTAGAAGTTTTGGCGATTCTCCTGATCAGGTAATAGCATATGCCAAAGCCTTTGTCGAGTCAATGAGAATCGGAGGAGTAATGAGCTGTCTGAAACATTTTCCTGGTAAGGGGAGGGCAGATGTTGATGCTCATCTAGATCTTCCTACTCTTGATGTATCGTTTTCCACGCTGGACTCTTTCGAGCTCAGGCCATTTAGGGAGATTTCGGCAGATTCAATTATGCCTTCTCACATATACTTTCCTCAGCTTCAGGCCTCCCGGGTTCCGGCATCGATGTCGAGAGAGATACTGACGGATCTTGCAAGGAACGTGCTGAATTATCAGGGGGTTCTTGTTGCAGATGATCTTGGTATGGGTGGAGTGAGCAATTATTTCTCACCTGAGGAGGCCGCCATCGAGGGCCTCAAGAACGGAATGGACTACCTTACTTACTGCCATGAACCGGAAATTCAGAGGAGAGTTAAGAGGTATTTGACGAGGAAGATCGAAAGATCCTCCGAGCTAGAAGCCCGATTGCAGGAGTCGCTTAAGAGGGTGGAGAGTTTCAGGATGAAGGCGGTAACATTTGAGAAAAACTCGCTTGATGAGATCTCTTCCTCTGAAAATCAGAGGGCGATGCAGGAGATCTCAGACAGATCAATAACAGCTATTCTCGATGATAAGTCTCTCCTCCCTCTGTCTCTCAGCAGTGTAAGTGCTATTTACTCTGTGAGACTCTCTAGATTAGTTCAGGTAGAGGACGGTCCTCAAAGAGGTATTCCCAAAGTTGCAAAGGAGATTGCTCAGATGGTCGATTGCCCGGTGATAGATTATGCAGCTGGAATGACAGTTGAAGAAGCAAATGAGTTGGTTTCAAGTGCCCCGAGAAAGGGTATAAGAGTAGTCTTCACGGAGAATGCTCACCTCCATGATGGGCAAAGAGAATTCCTCATGAGGCTTTCGCAGAGAACAGGAAGAACATTGGTGATAGCTTTGAGAAATCCATATGATGCTTTCATAAAAGGTGTGAACAACTGCGTTCTAAGTTATGGTTACGAAGGAGTCTCGCAGAGGAGTATCCTTAAAGCCATTAAGGGAAGGATAGCTGCCGAAGGAAAACTGCCGGTTAGCATACCGCAGGAGGTCTGA
- the murQ gene encoding N-acetylmuramic acid 6-phosphate etherase, whose amino-acid sequence MKFDKLETEGANPRTKNLDELSTYEMLRIMNEEDATVPLSVREVLEEVANAVEHCVNSIESGGRIVYAGAGTSGRLGVLDAAEVVPTFGVSKDLFVTMIAGGQEALANAVEQAEDSIELGEEEAKKAGITEKDAVVGISASGRTPYVEGILKYARKQGAKTIIICNVGKPYLAEFADVTIAIRTGAEVVTGSTRLKAGTAQKLVLNMISTITMVKVGRVFGNYMIGVKILNRKLVDRATRIVSEISDLSYEESEKILEASGREVPLAILMALTGLDKKECEESLKRNRGHVRSALKELGGVR is encoded by the coding sequence ATGAAGTTTGATAAGCTGGAAACAGAGGGAGCCAATCCCAGGACAAAGAATTTAGATGAACTATCAACTTACGAGATGCTTAGAATAATGAATGAAGAGGATGCAACAGTTCCTTTATCAGTGAGAGAAGTCCTTGAAGAAGTGGCTAATGCTGTTGAGCACTGTGTGAACTCCATTGAATCAGGTGGAAGAATAGTATATGCCGGTGCGGGCACTAGTGGTCGACTAGGAGTGCTGGATGCGGCAGAAGTCGTTCCCACTTTCGGCGTTTCGAAAGACCTGTTCGTAACTATGATAGCCGGGGGCCAGGAAGCTCTCGCAAACGCCGTCGAGCAAGCCGAGGACAGTATCGAGTTAGGTGAGGAAGAGGCAAAAAAGGCAGGGATAACTGAGAAGGACGCGGTAGTAGGTATCTCGGCATCGGGACGGACGCCTTATGTTGAAGGAATACTGAAGTACGCTAGAAAGCAGGGAGCCAAAACGATCATAATTTGTAATGTTGGAAAACCTTATCTCGCAGAGTTTGCCGATGTGACAATAGCGATAAGAACCGGTGCTGAAGTAGTAACTGGTAGCACGAGATTGAAAGCCGGTACGGCTCAGAAGCTGGTTCTTAATATGATAAGTACTATCACTATGGTAAAGGTTGGCAGAGTCTTTGGGAACTATATGATAGGGGTGAAGATCCTCAATCGAAAGTTGGTCGATAGAGCAACTAGAATAGTCTCTGAGATTAGCGATCTCTCTTATGAAGAGTCAGAGAAGATATTGGAGGCCTCCGGCCGGGAAGTTCCACTCGCCATTCTTATGGCATTAACTGGACTTGATAAGAAAGAATGCGAGGAATCTTTGAAGCGTAATAGGGGTCATGTGCGCTCGGCTCTCAAAGAACTCGGAGGAGTGCGTTGA
- a CDS encoding GntR family transcriptional regulator: MRETGTPVYYRIYKELKRRISKGVYSKKIPTEKELCNEFSVSRLTLRRALDELKREAVIESSKGRGTFVVERKHEESISALTGFTEEAAREKLKASSIVLSVGLVVPPDEIAKNFGVPANGMVVFLHRVRYLNDEPYGIEMAYLNPLVDIRILNIVSRDMSVESLYAILKNELSLVLDHAQENIEVCRLSKEEAFHLSVEEGSYGIARERQTFTNNNLCVEVVRSVYRGDRYRLKVVRRVE; encoded by the coding sequence TTGAGAGAAACCGGCACACCGGTTTACTACCGGATTTATAAGGAGCTGAAGCGTCGAATAAGTAAGGGAGTCTATTCGAAGAAGATTCCAACCGAAAAGGAACTCTGCAATGAATTCAGCGTCAGTAGGCTTACTCTAAGAAGGGCACTTGATGAGCTCAAGAGAGAGGCTGTAATTGAGTCATCGAAGGGTCGTGGAACATTCGTTGTTGAACGGAAACACGAGGAGAGCATCAGCGCGCTAACCGGTTTCACTGAGGAGGCAGCTAGAGAAAAGCTTAAAGCCAGCTCAATAGTGTTGAGTGTTGGCCTTGTTGTTCCTCCTGATGAAATTGCTAAGAACTTTGGTGTTCCGGCAAATGGTATGGTGGTGTTTCTCCATAGAGTCAGATATCTGAATGACGAACCATACGGAATTGAGATGGCTTATTTGAATCCTCTGGTAGATATCAGGATCCTCAACATAGTCAGCAGAGATATGAGTGTAGAGTCTCTGTATGCTATTCTAAAGAATGAATTGTCACTAGTCCTTGATCACGCTCAGGAAAACATTGAAGTATGCAGACTTTCCAAAGAAGAGGCATTTCATCTTAGTGTAGAAGAGGGAAGTTACGGTATAGCTCGTGAAAGACAGACATTTACAAATAATAACCTTTGTGTTGAAGTAGTCAGATCCGTATATAGAGGTGATCGTTACAGACTGAAGGTTGTGAGGAGAGTAGAATGA
- a CDS encoding BadF/BadG/BcrA/BcrD ATPase family protein has protein sequence MSKKILAMDGGGTTLRVTAISSEGKKRKSYATGVNITAVSSSNLISIFSLVRDDIWVPDVILAAFSGAGDRIREGKLRQALESVFRDSEIEVIMDIEGLYRAAVGEERGVVVVSGTGSTVYGHDCAGVAVKSGGWGHIFDDEGSAYWISKELITASLKYRDELIPHDPVFDQLVDFFETDNIEELVNLTLLPDMKTKIASFSKVALEDPSELVKIVADKGIGILAKRTLRVLERTGEVDTIHTFGGSFASAYYYERFSEMINNHRTSFFTGNVDEILAEQMFEKLNRS, from the coding sequence ATGAGCAAGAAGATACTTGCGATGGACGGCGGCGGTACCACTCTTAGAGTAACTGCCATTTCAAGTGAAGGGAAGAAAAGGAAGAGTTATGCCACGGGAGTAAATATTACTGCAGTTAGTTCCAGTAATCTTATATCGATCTTCTCACTAGTACGAGACGATATTTGGGTTCCGGACGTCATACTTGCGGCTTTTTCCGGTGCTGGAGATAGAATCCGCGAAGGAAAGTTGAGACAGGCGTTGGAATCTGTTTTCAGAGACTCGGAAATTGAGGTAATTATGGATATTGAAGGTCTTTATAGAGCTGCGGTCGGCGAAGAAAGAGGTGTTGTTGTTGTCTCAGGTACTGGTTCAACGGTCTATGGTCATGACTGTGCAGGTGTAGCGGTGAAGTCCGGTGGCTGGGGACACATTTTTGATGATGAGGGAAGCGCCTACTGGATCTCGAAAGAGTTGATCACCGCTTCTCTAAAGTACAGGGATGAACTGATTCCTCACGATCCCGTTTTCGATCAACTTGTCGATTTCTTTGAAACGGATAACATAGAAGAACTCGTCAATCTCACGCTTCTGCCCGACATGAAGACAAAGATTGCTTCTTTTAGTAAAGTTGCACTGGAAGATCCGTCCGAATTGGTTAAGATTGTAGCGGATAAAGGGATCGGAATACTTGCCAAGAGAACCCTCAGAGTTCTTGAAAGAACCGGAGAGGTTGACACAATACACACCTTTGGCGGTTCTTTTGCCTCCGCCTATTACTATGAAAGATTCTCGGAGATGATAAACAATCACAGAACCTCGTTTTTCACTGGGAATGTTGATGAGATACTGGCCGAGCAGATGTTCGAGAAGCTCAATAGATCCTGA
- a CDS encoding exo-beta-N-acetylmuramidase NamZ domain-containing protein — MKVKLGIDCLLDSDKLKKKRIGLLTNSSGVNGDLKINVDLMLNRGFNIVKLFGPEHGISGAAADGVSVDNAVDPKYGIPIYSLFGDVIRPTEEMLSGIDAFIYDIQDVGLRFYTYLYSLVYSMEECAKRGIEVVVLDRPDPLSSKIVGPTIKKRLDSIVGGYGLALRYGMTVGEVAKYFNKVFDIGAVLTVVPMENYEKYMYYDETGHLWSTPSPNIPSLEHAILYSGFCLFEGTNLSMGRGTVHPFKYIGAPWIDSTSLYKELKKHDHPGVTFRERSFIPGAFKLHDQSCNGLEFYVTDRNAIKPLELALDIIATLIRLWPEEFDWDVHYHGTSIPLNKMWDGRHHFDLIMGDEQYRERLLEGATAAELSRLWKDEQREFENLVKEFRIY, encoded by the coding sequence ATGAAAGTGAAGCTTGGAATCGACTGTCTATTAGATAGCGACAAACTAAAAAAGAAACGGATCGGGTTGCTGACGAACTCAAGCGGTGTAAACGGGGATCTGAAAATCAACGTTGACCTTATGCTGAACCGGGGGTTCAACATCGTGAAGCTGTTCGGACCCGAGCATGGTATCTCGGGAGCCGCGGCCGATGGAGTTAGCGTCGACAACGCGGTGGACCCAAAATATGGTATACCGATCTATTCACTCTTCGGAGATGTGATACGACCGACGGAGGAAATGCTTTCCGGAATCGATGCCTTCATTTACGATATTCAAGATGTTGGACTCCGATTTTATACGTATCTCTATTCTCTTGTCTATTCAATGGAGGAATGTGCGAAAAGGGGAATAGAGGTAGTTGTCCTCGACAGGCCGGATCCTCTTTCAAGCAAGATCGTGGGTCCTACAATTAAGAAGAGGCTAGACAGCATTGTCGGAGGGTACGGTCTTGCCCTAAGGTATGGAATGACCGTTGGTGAGGTGGCAAAGTACTTCAACAAGGTCTTCGATATCGGTGCAGTTCTCACAGTGGTGCCAATGGAGAATTACGAGAAGTATATGTACTATGATGAAACCGGTCACCTGTGGAGCACACCTTCCCCGAATATACCCTCTCTTGAGCATGCAATACTCTACTCGGGTTTCTGCCTCTTCGAGGGCACGAACCTATCCATGGGGCGCGGAACAGTTCATCCCTTCAAATACATAGGAGCGCCATGGATTGACTCAACATCGCTTTACAAGGAACTGAAAAAGCATGATCATCCAGGTGTTACCTTCAGAGAGAGGAGTTTCATTCCAGGGGCATTCAAGCTGCACGACCAGTCTTGTAATGGTCTTGAGTTCTATGTTACAGATAGAAACGCCATTAAACCCTTGGAACTTGCTTTAGACATAATCGCCACTCTAATAAGATTGTGGCCGGAGGAATTTGACTGGGATGTGCATTATCACGGGACCAGTATCCCCCTGAACAAGATGTGGGACGGCAGGCACCATTTCGACCTGATAATGGGCGATGAGCAGTATAGAGAAAGACTCCTTGAAGGAGCCACGGCCGCCGAACTTTCCAGACTGTGGAAAGATGAGCAAAGAGAGTTCGAGAATCTAGTGAAAGAGTTCAGGATCTATTGA